In Oscillospiraceae bacterium, the genomic window TCTCCTGTTCCATCTGCTCGATTTGATCAGAAAGCTCCTGCCGCTTGTCCAACAGATTGCGGATGGGATTCAGATCGGCAGTTTTGTTTCTATCATCTGCAGAGTACAGCTGATTGATCTGCTGTGTATCCCCCTCGCTTCCGGTAGGTACAGGCGGAATTTCGGGCATCACGTTGTATTTCCAGAAGTGCTCTTCCTTGACAATGAGGTTGTTCAGAACTTCTTTGTCGGTTGTGATCTTGTGAATCACCAGTTCCTTCCCGAAAATCAGAGCAGCAATGTACCAGCAGTCAAAACCGCTGACAGCCAGATAGTGATTGACCTGAGCCATGTAATGTGCAGGGATTTTGCCATCTGCCCACTTATCCGCAGAGAACGGTGAAACCGTTTTGCATTCCAGTCCTGCTTTCTGCCCGACAATCAAACGGTCAAAGTCCGCCAGAAGCAGTGGATGTTCCTCACTTTGGTAGATGGCATTTGCACGGCGTACCTTCAGACCGGTTGCTTCGGTGAAGCGTTGTGCGACATAATCTTCCAGATCGCGTCCTTGGCGCATAGCCTCATTATCGATGTTCTCAATAGTTTCGCTGTTTTTGTCGCAGTAAACCTGAAAAGCAGAACGATAGGGATTTACACCCAGAATGGCACCGGCATCCGTGCCGGTAATACCACATTTGCGGTAACGGAGCCAATCTTCTTTGGACAGGTTCAAAGTTGAAATCAATCTTTTCATGCACTTTGCATCCTTTCTCTCATAATTGATTCGGTAATGATGAAGTCGTATTCCACCAAGTCTTTCATGATCGTGGAAAAGTCGGCAGCTAACGAATGGCAAGAGCCAACCCACAGGTCATAAAGAAAATCCAGAATATTATTTTGCACCCTGAGATGGTTCCAGTAGCGCTCCTCCAGTCTGCCCTCGGATTCCAAAACAATAATGGCGGTGCTGATGGTACTTTTCATCGTGATCTCATAAGCCATGGTAACGCTGATTTCAGAAGCACTCTTCTCAACGTTGTCAAAAAATTCCGTGAATTCCTTGAAAATGCGGTTATTTACATCATTCATGGCTTGCTCCTTTATGCTGCTGCCAGCACCATCTTGTAAGCCTTGTCGATCATGGGGTTGCCCTCTGCGGTGCGTAGGAACAGGTTTTCGTTGTATTTTTTGGTCTTGCGGAGAGGGTCTGCGTGGGTGGCAAAATCAGAGACTGCGTTGATAAAGCGCCAACCGTTCTTGCCGACCCATTCCAGATCCGGTGCGTTGTAGTAGCGAGTCTTCAGATCTTCCTGCAGGCGCAGATTATTCTTCCGCTGGCAATCGGACAGGTCCTCAGAAATCGGGAAAAACTCATTGATGAACTCCTGCACCTTGTGATCGGATAAATCGATACGAGCCAGCTCTTCGCCACGGTTGCCGAGTTCAACCATATAGTTGCTGGCCAGCTGCAGGGTTTCACGGGCATCCTGCACGCGGAGCAGAACATTTTCGGTGTGGCGTGCAGTCCAGCTGCGCTTTGCTGTATTCAGCGCAAGGTTCAGAGTATTCTGGCAGACCACACGGATTGGAGTCATGCCACTTTCACACCAGAACTGCCGTCATGACTGTTGAAGATCACAAGATATGGTACTACTTGATCTCCAGCGATAAGATATTTTCTCGGAAGCCTTGCCAGCATCCAGACCTTCTTGCCGCCCTGCAAGGAACCTGCGGTTTCATAGGTGACCCCCTCACCCAGCAGGTCATCGGTGAACTGAAATGCTTCTTCGTTCTGCACAATGCGGTAGCGGTCGGATACCACACCCAGAACAGCATCATCGGTGCTGCGGACATTTGCGCGATAGCCGGGGATCATAGCACCCGTGCCGGAATAGATATTACGGCTTTCCACCTGCCAATCCAGACCGGCCAGCTCCAAGGCTTCACGGCTTGCAGGGGCATCCATGATGATCCGGCCAAGGCCGTGCCAAGGGGTCTCACGGACAGAGAACATCGTTTCAACATTTGCGGGCATAGTAAAATCTCCTTTTCAGTGTACTGTGATCAATTGTTGTTTTCCATTTCTTCAGCGATGCGGACGAGGACTTCCACCAAGACGGTGCCAACTTCTTTGACGATTTCGGACCAAAAGTTCATAAGGTTTTCTCCTTTCTGCGCAGCTGCGCTTTAAAATACGATGGTAATAATGATAGTGATGGTGCGGAATAACAAAATGCTCACCTCCAGACATAAAAAAGCCCCTGAGTCTTTCGACTCAGAGGCTTTGGATCATGATTATTATATCTGGGTGAAAAATGGAAATTTGAGAAAGCTAGAGATAAAAATGCCAGACCGGCATGAAGGTAGCTAAAAGAGATTTGGAAAAGTGGCATAATCGCTGAAAAATTCATCAATCACTTGTGTAAAGTGTGATTGATGAATGAGCGATGAAATGATATAATTAATTAGAATGGAGGGGAGGAAAAACAGATGCAGAATAAAAAACCGCCATTTACAATTACAGAAAAAATTCTCACAGATGTAATGGAGAGTTGTGAACTTGTTGGAAAAGTGAGCTCAACACAACATCTTTCATCTGACCCTGTTCTGCGTAGGCAGAATCGGATTAAAACAATTTATTCCTCTCTTGCAATTGAACAAAATACACTATCCTTAGAGCAGGTAACGGCTGTACTATCAGGAAAACGTGTCCTTGCACCGCCAAAAGACATTGCGGAGGTGAAGAATGCGTATGAAATTTACGACCATTTGAATGAATTGAATCCATACTCAGTGGAAGACTTACTGTTGGCTCATCATGTGATGATGCGAGGGCTGGTTCAAGAAGATGGTGTGTTTCGCTCAAAGCCAGTAGGTGTGGTTGACAGTCATGGAAATGTACTTCATTTTGGAACACTACCGCAGTATGTGCCTCCTCTGGTGGAAGAACTGCTCAAATGGACAGAGGACAGCCCGCTTCCGATGCTGATCAAAAGTTGCGTGTTTCACTATGAATTTGAAGTAATCCATCCGTTTGCAGATGGAAATGGAAGAATCGGAAGGCTTTGGCATACGCTACTGCTCTCCAGATGGAATCCGCTGTTTGCATGGCTTCCGGTGGAGTCTATTGTTCATGATCATCAGCAGGAGTATTATGAGGCTATCAATACATCCAATGCCCAAGGTGAAGGAACTGCATTTATTGAATTTATGCTAAGTGTGATTAAAGAAGCACTTTTGAGTGTAATCCCAGAAAACTTCGAAAAGAGCATGATGCCTACAAGTGGAAAAGAAAATCGATGGAATATTCTTGAAAAATACTTGAAAAAAGAGAAGATTATTCATAACAGTGATGTGCAACAGTTGCTGGAAGTCTCTTCAGCAACAGCAAATCGAATTCTAGTTTCTTTTGTAAAAGAAGGTAAACTAGAGAGAGTGAGAGATGGTCGCTATTGGGCGTATCAAAAGTTATAAATGGGAGTTGCATAAGCAATGCAGAATACAAACAGAGCACAAGAAAGTGGATATAAAGCTTCTCTGACAAGAGAACAGTTTTTATTCCACGAAATGCGAATTGTAGCGAAGCAAATGGTGCAAGGAGAGGATCTTGCATCAATGATACAAATAATTGCCGCCAATAATCTCTTCCAGTATCCAACTGAACGCATGACAGCTGGTATGGTTCGGGCGTGTTATCGGCGGCTAAATCTTTTGAATAGTGAACAACTGCTTCGGAATATTGCAGAGCATTCCGTGGAAGAGGCAAAACAAATTTGTCTTTACGCGATTATGAAGGATAATAGACTTGTCTGGGATTTTATGGTAACAGTTATTGGAGAAAAATATCGAAACCAAGATTTCAGCTATGGAAAACTTGACATGACAAGTTTCTTCATAAGATTACAAGAGCAAAATGATGCTATCGCAGATTGGAGCGAATCTACAGTCAAAAAGCTGAAATCGGTTCTAAATCGAATTTTAAGAGAAAATGATT contains:
- a CDS encoding DUF3848 domain-containing protein — translated: MNDVNNRIFKEFTEFFDNVEKSASEISVTMAYEITMKSTISTAIIVLESEGRLEERYWNHLRVQNNILDFLYDLWVGSCHSLAADFSTIMKDLVEYDFIITESIMRERMQSA
- a CDS encoding YqaJ viral recombinase family protein; this encodes MKRLISTLNLSKEDWLRYRKCGITGTDAGAILGVNPYRSAFQVYCDKNSETIENIDNEAMRQGRDLEDYVAQRFTEATGLKVRRANAIYQSEEHPLLLADFDRLIVGQKAGLECKTVSPFSADKWADGKIPAHYMAQVNHYLAVSGFDCWYIAALIFGKELVIHKITTDKEVLNNLIVKEEHFWKYNVMPEIPPVPTGSEGDTQQINQLYSADDRNKTADLNPIRNLLDKRQELSDQIEQMEQEKTAIEQQVKLQMQDAAYGTAPGYKVSWVSSESKRVDSQRLKKEQPDIFNRYSKNVSSRRFTIIHAA
- a CDS encoding Fic family protein is translated as MQNKKPPFTITEKILTDVMESCELVGKVSSTQHLSSDPVLRRQNRIKTIYSSLAIEQNTLSLEQVTAVLSGKRVLAPPKDIAEVKNAYEIYDHLNELNPYSVEDLLLAHHVMMRGLVQEDGVFRSKPVGVVDSHGNVLHFGTLPQYVPPLVEELLKWTEDSPLPMLIKSCVFHYEFEVIHPFADGNGRIGRLWHTLLLSRWNPLFAWLPVESIVHDHQQEYYEAINTSNAQGEGTAFIEFMLSVIKEALLSVIPENFEKSMMPTSGKENRWNILEKYLKKEKIIHNSDVQQLLEVSSATANRILVSFVKEGKLERVRDGRYWAYQKL
- a CDS encoding DUF1819 family protein, which encodes MQNTNRAQESGYKASLTREQFLFHEMRIVAKQMVQGEDLASMIQIIAANNLFQYPTERMTAGMVRACYRRLNLLNSEQLLRNIAEHSVEEAKQICLYAIMKDNRLVWDFMVTVIGEKYRNQDFSYGKLDMTSFFIRLQEQNDAIADWSESTVKKLKSVLNRILRENDYLDSIKAGHLNPVWLYPELENVILTNGDQAVLPAFNRFE